A genomic window from Sphingobacterium sp. BN32 includes:
- a CDS encoding Gfo/Idh/MocA family oxidoreductase, translated as MLNQQIITGIMSYGMSGRIFHAPFIGANPRFKLKAVVERSKKNAQLDYPDIISYNSIDELLNDPEIELVVVNTPNDTHVAFAEKALKAGKHVLIEKPVAPTAREAAMLFELAEEYGKLLLPYHNRRFDSDYQSLKKIIQEESVGRPIELHIRFDRFKPSIGVKAFKEKKQPASGILYDLGSHLLDQVIALFGRPKSMTKIKGTFRENSLVDDYGSIILNYSGGLNVFITTSLLVANPQASFVLHGTKGSFVKDRTDTQESQLLAGKSPLEADFGLEPENKEGLLTFENDLKELQTALIPSERGLYMSLFDEVYEAIRNNKPYFVNKDQIIWQLEVLEPSKYYLILSLHTVNLG; from the coding sequence ATGCTGAATCAGCAAATAATAACAGGTATAATGTCGTATGGAATGTCCGGAAGGATATTCCATGCGCCGTTTATAGGGGCCAACCCTCGCTTCAAATTGAAAGCTGTAGTCGAAAGATCCAAGAAAAACGCACAGCTTGATTACCCCGATATCATCAGTTATAATTCCATCGATGAGCTGCTCAACGATCCGGAAATTGAACTGGTGGTGGTCAATACTCCCAACGATACGCATGTCGCATTTGCCGAGAAGGCTTTGAAAGCTGGCAAGCATGTCTTGATCGAAAAACCAGTAGCCCCTACAGCAAGGGAAGCCGCCATGCTATTTGAACTTGCTGAAGAATACGGGAAACTACTCCTTCCATATCATAATCGTCGCTTTGATTCGGATTATCAATCCCTAAAGAAAATAATTCAAGAAGAAAGTGTAGGCCGTCCGATAGAGCTTCATATCCGTTTTGATAGGTTTAAACCTAGTATCGGTGTCAAAGCCTTCAAAGAGAAGAAACAACCTGCCTCGGGTATACTGTACGACTTAGGGTCTCATTTACTAGACCAGGTGATTGCTCTGTTCGGAAGACCTAAGTCCATGACGAAGATCAAGGGCACCTTCCGTGAGAACTCGTTAGTGGATGATTATGGAAGCATTATCTTAAATTATTCCGGTGGACTAAATGTATTTATTACGACTAGTCTTTTGGTGGCTAATCCGCAGGCAAGCTTTGTGCTCCATGGCACAAAAGGAAGCTTTGTCAAAGATCGCACGGATACACAAGAATCACAACTATTAGCAGGCAAGTCGCCACTCGAAGCAGACTTCGGCCTGGAACCAGAAAACAAAGAAGGACTTTTAACTTTTGAGAACGACTTAAAAGAGCTTCAAACAGCATTAATTCCTTCGGAAAGAGGGCTGTATATGTCCTTATTTGATGAAGTCTATGAGGCTATTCGAAATAACAAGCCTTACTTTGTGAATAAAGATCAAATAATTTGGCAATTAGAAGTACTAGAACCTAGTAAATACTATTTAATATTAAGTTTACATACAGTTAATTTAGGATAA
- a CDS encoding phosphoenolpyruvate carboxylase: MRLSQKKAAFQNEVLTRFDLYKSLFLTLPFQRVKHTGTILPFFTTHCEKGVEEKLTPEAIIDSFFGQYEQYVQEDDRLDLLFRIVQYIERQVVLFDAVEDSAFKAVGKSDETAGLDSVFRLAQSNPETKKQVIQRLKDMSVRLVLTAHPTQFYPGPVLSIINDLIELLKLNDIPNIHLLLQQLGKTPFINKLKPTPVDEAISLAWYLENVFYRVSSEIQSKIDDELEISSAETSQIVELGFWPGGDRDGNPNVTWESTKRVATLLRTILFRCYYRDFRIVKRRITFRGVETYLDALQELLYENSFNPKENPEDITDEILFNLKEVKRVLLETHDGLFVEIVEDLIRKVQTFGCFFTTLDIRQDSSVLRETFNWLLTQYPKETGIDIKEIGDDEDAKEQAIAFTEKDLAIADVPAPLVEDTLKVIRLIKQIQESGSERAVQRFIISNCQQASDILGLMQLFLWQGWSKKDLTMDFVPLFETVDDLSRAADVMRSLYSNKAYAAHLKKRGNKQTIMLGFSDSTKDGGYLMANWSIYRAKIELTAISREFDVDLVFFDGRGGPPARGGGKTQRFYASMGKEIENNHIQLTIQGQTISSQYGSLDTAKYNIEQLLHAGIVSDLRQKEGDTLTAKQKKVIDQMAAESHKKFLSLRKHPKFLKYLETLSPLKSLASINISSRPVKRNSDKELRLEDLRAISFVTAWSQLKQNIPGFYGVGTALQWAEDNNMWSYVKNLYETSGMFNTIIDNCMMSMTKSNFNITSYMQDDPEFGEFWRMLKDEFDRTKEYLLKLTGMTELMENYPVEKASICEREKIILPLLIIQHYAIRKLESNKLDDKKADVYRKLIGRTIYGVVNAGRNLA; this comes from the coding sequence ATGAGATTAAGCCAGAAAAAAGCAGCTTTTCAAAACGAGGTGCTGACGCGTTTCGATTTGTATAAAAGTTTGTTTCTTACATTGCCGTTCCAACGTGTGAAACACACGGGGACTATTCTTCCATTCTTTACAACCCATTGTGAAAAGGGTGTGGAAGAGAAGTTAACTCCCGAAGCGATAATCGATAGTTTTTTCGGTCAATATGAACAATATGTTCAAGAAGATGATCGCTTAGATCTATTATTCCGTATTGTGCAATATATTGAGCGCCAAGTGGTATTGTTCGATGCTGTGGAAGACTCGGCATTTAAGGCCGTTGGTAAATCTGATGAAACTGCTGGTTTGGATTCCGTGTTCCGATTAGCACAATCGAATCCGGAGACGAAGAAACAAGTGATTCAGCGTCTAAAAGACATGTCGGTGCGCCTGGTACTTACGGCTCACCCTACGCAATTCTATCCAGGACCTGTATTATCGATCATCAACGACCTGATAGAGTTGTTGAAGCTAAATGATATCCCTAATATTCACTTACTGTTGCAACAGTTGGGTAAAACTCCATTCATCAATAAATTGAAGCCAACACCGGTAGACGAGGCGATCAGTTTAGCTTGGTATCTGGAGAATGTATTCTATCGTGTGTCTTCGGAGATACAGTCGAAGATTGATGACGAATTGGAAATATCAAGCGCGGAGACCAGTCAGATTGTTGAGCTTGGTTTCTGGCCAGGTGGAGATCGTGATGGCAATCCGAATGTAACCTGGGAAAGCACGAAGCGCGTGGCAACCCTGCTTCGCACGATTCTTTTCCGTTGTTACTACCGTGACTTCAGAATCGTAAAACGTAGAATTACCTTCCGTGGCGTGGAGACCTATCTGGATGCACTGCAGGAGCTATTATATGAAAACAGTTTCAACCCGAAGGAAAATCCGGAGGATATAACAGACGAGATCCTGTTCAACCTGAAAGAGGTTAAACGCGTGCTCCTAGAAACGCACGATGGACTATTTGTAGAGATTGTGGAGGATTTGATCCGTAAGGTGCAAACCTTTGGCTGTTTCTTTACGACATTGGATATTCGCCAGGATAGCAGCGTGCTGCGTGAGACCTTCAATTGGTTGCTGACACAATATCCAAAAGAAACAGGAATTGATATCAAAGAAATCGGCGATGATGAGGATGCAAAGGAGCAAGCAATTGCTTTTACAGAGAAAGACCTTGCGATAGCGGATGTTCCGGCGCCTTTAGTCGAGGATACACTAAAAGTGATTCGCCTAATCAAGCAGATCCAAGAGTCTGGATCGGAGCGCGCGGTTCAACGATTTATCATTTCAAATTGCCAGCAGGCTTCTGATATACTTGGTTTAATGCAGCTCTTCCTATGGCAAGGCTGGTCGAAAAAGGACTTGACGATGGACTTTGTGCCATTGTTCGAGACGGTTGATGATCTCTCTCGCGCTGCGGATGTGATGCGAAGCCTATATTCAAATAAGGCGTATGCCGCGCATTTGAAGAAACGCGGAAATAAGCAAACCATCATGTTGGGCTTTTCAGACAGTACCAAAGACGGTGGCTATTTAATGGCAAACTGGTCTATCTATAGAGCGAAGATCGAACTAACCGCTATTTCCAGAGAGTTCGATGTTGATTTGGTATTCTTTGACGGGCGTGGTGGCCCCCCGGCGCGTGGTGGTGGTAAAACACAACGCTTCTACGCTTCTATGGGTAAGGAAATTGAAAACAACCATATCCAATTGACTATTCAGGGACAGACAATCAGCTCGCAATACGGTTCCTTAGATACTGCGAAGTATAACATCGAGCAGTTATTGCACGCGGGAATTGTTTCCGATCTACGTCAGAAAGAAGGCGATACATTGACGGCGAAGCAAAAGAAGGTGATCGATCAGATGGCTGCTGAAAGTCACAAGAAGTTTTTGTCGTTGAGAAAGCATCCGAAGTTTTTAAAATATCTTGAGACGTTGAGTCCTTTGAAGAGTTTGGCATCGATTAATATCAGCAGTCGCCCGGTAAAACGTAATTCGGATAAAGAATTACGCTTAGAAGACTTGAGAGCGATCAGTTTCGTAACTGCTTGGAGTCAGTTAAAACAAAATATTCCAGGATTCTACGGGGTGGGAACTGCTTTACAGTGGGCCGAGGATAACAACATGTGGTCTTATGTGAAAAATCTATACGAGACCTCTGGGATGTTCAATACCATTATTGACAACTGTATGATGTCCATGACCAAGTCTAACTTCAATATCACCTCCTATATGCAGGATGATCCTGAGTTCGGTGAATTCTGGAGAATGTTGAAAGACGAGTTTGATCGTACGAAGGAATATTTACTGAAACTGACGGGGATGACTGAGTTGATGGAAAATTATCCCGTAGAGAAAGCTTCCATTTGCGAACGTGAGAAGATCATTCTTCCTTTATTAATTATTCAGCATTACGCGATCCGAAAATTGGAAAGCAATAAATTGGATGATAAAAAAGCGGACGTTTATCGGAAATTAATCGGTCGAACCATCTACGGTGTTGTCAATGCGGGACGTAATTTGGCATAG
- a CDS encoding FUSC family membrane protein → MKKTKEISNFFYSQYFADGLRITIGCVVPIIISAAFGEFLMGTFISLGALLIGLSDTPGAPSHRRTGMISCLIVCILTQLITVASNSNIWIMTLVIGLLCFLYSMFAVFNARAATVGSMGILIMLINVDDAYTFKDEMYFLLFFIIGAVWYMLISFSLSQVRPYRLAQQELSESIRFVGDFIRLRANFYDHKVDLDDNYRKLIEKQIEVHEHQENVRDLLFQSKRSIKDTTKVGRFLTLIFNDIVDLFEQSMTTHYDYEVIRKTYSHTGILKEFRNLLLKIANELDHLAYQLNANRAPKPLYNFQDDIDSIKELIDEVEQKENINSIPLKKILISIRSITIFIHNIYNYNAIRSNSVNKQEIDEANKFIQTEHIVWSKLRDNLSFNSSIFRHALRMAVVMAVTYLVLSMNWFNVGSMGSYWVLLTIMVILKPGFGLTKERNFQRLLGTVIGGIIGAIILMTVHNEIALFILLIFFFLTAYSLFRVNYIVAVLFMTPYVLIMLSFTGHNTFEIAKERIFDTFLGGMIAFISSYVVFPNWESFQIRPNMRQLLIANYNYLAIAVRLLSDETVNITEYKLSRKEVYIASANMGSTFQRMLSEPKWRQKSTKEVNRFVILNHILSSYGATLLTQLQQAMNANYTKEHLLLLKKILNNLAKSIVLLTDDQDQPEFVEVSDFPDVTEETLDPTESKLITEQLQFLNKISADLHKSTVDVMEKEALIQPQKIEMING, encoded by the coding sequence ATGAAGAAAACAAAGGAAATAAGCAACTTTTTCTATAGTCAATATTTTGCTGATGGCTTGCGCATCACAATAGGCTGTGTGGTTCCGATTATTATATCAGCGGCATTTGGCGAGTTTCTCATGGGAACTTTCATTTCCTTAGGTGCCTTATTAATCGGTCTTTCCGACACACCAGGAGCGCCTTCACATCGGCGCACGGGTATGATTTCATGTCTCATCGTGTGCATCCTAACGCAGCTTATTACGGTAGCATCCAATTCTAATATTTGGATCATGACGTTGGTTATTGGGCTGTTATGTTTCCTGTATTCCATGTTCGCAGTGTTCAACGCCCGAGCAGCGACCGTCGGATCCATGGGTATCCTGATCATGCTCATCAATGTGGATGATGCCTATACGTTCAAGGATGAAATGTATTTTCTGCTGTTCTTCATTATCGGTGCCGTATGGTATATGCTGATCAGTTTTTCTTTATCACAGGTCCGCCCCTATCGTCTAGCGCAGCAGGAACTCTCTGAATCTATCCGATTTGTAGGCGACTTTATTCGACTCCGAGCTAATTTCTACGACCATAAAGTCGATCTGGATGACAATTACCGTAAGCTTATCGAAAAGCAGATTGAGGTCCATGAACATCAGGAGAATGTGCGCGACTTACTTTTCCAAAGCAAGCGATCCATTAAGGACACTACCAAGGTAGGGCGATTCCTAACGCTTATCTTTAATGATATCGTCGATCTATTTGAGCAAAGTATGACCACACATTACGACTATGAGGTCATCCGCAAAACCTATTCGCATACGGGGATATTGAAGGAATTCAGGAACCTGCTCCTCAAAATCGCAAACGAATTAGATCATTTGGCCTATCAATTAAATGCGAACCGTGCTCCAAAACCACTATATAACTTTCAAGACGATATAGACAGCATTAAGGAACTGATCGACGAAGTCGAACAGAAAGAGAACATCAATAGTATCCCCTTGAAAAAGATCTTGATCAGCATTCGCAGCATTACGATTTTTATCCATAATATCTATAATTACAATGCGATCCGATCGAATAGCGTCAATAAACAAGAGATTGATGAAGCGAACAAGTTTATCCAAACGGAGCATATTGTTTGGAGCAAATTAAGGGACAACTTATCGTTCAACTCGTCTATTTTCCGCCATGCATTGCGGATGGCGGTGGTGATGGCAGTTACCTATTTGGTGCTAAGCATGAACTGGTTTAACGTGGGCAGCATGGGAAGCTATTGGGTGTTGCTGACGATCATGGTGATCCTTAAACCAGGATTTGGCTTGACCAAGGAACGAAACTTCCAAAGGTTATTAGGTACGGTCATTGGCGGTATTATCGGCGCCATTATTTTGATGACCGTGCATAACGAAATCGCGCTTTTTATTCTGCTGATCTTTTTCTTTCTGACGGCCTACAGTCTTTTCCGGGTGAATTATATTGTCGCGGTACTCTTTATGACGCCCTACGTATTGATCATGTTGAGCTTCACCGGACATAATACCTTTGAAATCGCTAAGGAAAGAATCTTTGACACCTTTCTGGGCGGCATGATCGCTTTTATATCCAGCTATGTGGTGTTTCCGAATTGGGAGAGCTTCCAGATACGCCCGAATATGCGCCAATTGTTGATCGCAAATTATAATTACCTTGCTATTGCGGTTCGGCTCCTATCCGACGAAACGGTCAATATCACGGAATATAAACTCTCTCGCAAAGAAGTCTACATTGCTTCCGCCAATATGGGGTCCACCTTCCAACGTATGCTCTCCGAACCTAAATGGCGCCAGAAGAGCACCAAAGAAGTCAACAGATTTGTTATCCTCAACCATATTCTATCTTCCTATGGGGCTACGTTGCTAACACAATTGCAACAAGCGATGAATGCAAACTACACGAAAGAACATTTACTTCTACTGAAAAAGATACTGAACAATTTGGCAAAATCCATTGTATTGCTCACGGATGATCAGGATCAACCCGAGTTTGTGGAAGTCAGCGATTTCCCCGATGTGACCGAGGAAACATTGGATCCCACAGAATCGAAATTAATTACCGAGCAATTACAATTTTTGAATAAAATATCTGCAGATTTACACAAATCTACCGTGGATGTCATGGAGAAAGAAGCACTTATCCAGCCACAAAAAATAGAAATGATCAATGGATAG
- a CDS encoding YpdA family putative bacillithiol disulfide reductase — protein sequence MDSYYDILIVGGGPIGLACGIEAQKNGLSHIILEKGCLVNSLYNYPVNMSFFSTSERLEIGDTPFVTTNPKPKRAEALEYYRRIESKFNLNTHLFETVLSVQKDQGLFIVESSKQTYHAKYVIIATGFYDIPMYLHVPGEELPKVKHYYDDPHYYAKQNVVVVGASNSSIDAALETYRKGAKVTLVVRGPEISSRVKYWVRPDIDNRIAFGEIKAYFNSQITSISEDQVEIMTEDGLVNIVNDFVLALTGYRPNFDFLRKIGIHIPAEAPMIPEHNPETMETNVEGLFLAGVVCGGLNTHLWFIENSRVHAQMIFARINELN from the coding sequence ATGGATAGTTATTACGATATACTGATTGTCGGTGGAGGTCCTATCGGCCTCGCCTGCGGAATCGAGGCACAGAAGAATGGTTTGAGCCACATCATCCTGGAAAAAGGCTGCTTAGTCAATTCCCTGTATAACTATCCCGTCAATATGAGCTTCTTTTCTACATCCGAGCGATTAGAAATTGGTGACACACCCTTTGTGACGACTAATCCGAAGCCAAAAAGAGCAGAAGCCTTGGAATATTATCGTCGTATCGAGAGCAAATTTAATCTGAATACGCATCTTTTCGAGACTGTACTTTCTGTGCAGAAAGATCAAGGCTTATTTATTGTCGAAAGTTCTAAACAAACCTATCACGCTAAATATGTAATCATCGCTACTGGTTTTTACGATATCCCGATGTACCTCCATGTGCCCGGCGAAGAGTTGCCGAAAGTGAAGCATTACTATGATGATCCGCACTATTATGCGAAGCAAAATGTCGTTGTCGTAGGAGCCAGCAATTCCTCGATTGATGCTGCCTTGGAGACCTATAGAAAAGGTGCTAAAGTAACATTGGTCGTTCGAGGCCCGGAGATTAGCTCAAGAGTGAAATACTGGGTTCGACCGGATATAGACAATAGAATCGCCTTTGGCGAAATCAAAGCCTACTTCAACAGCCAAATCACAAGTATTAGTGAAGATCAGGTTGAGATTATGACCGAAGATGGTCTGGTTAATATCGTCAATGATTTTGTTTTAGCCTTGACCGGCTACAGACCGAATTTTGACTTCCTTCGAAAAATCGGTATCCACATCCCGGCAGAGGCACCAATGATACCAGAGCATAATCCGGAAACGATGGAAACCAATGTGGAAGGTCTATTTCTGGCAGGTGTTGTCTGTGGCGGTCTCAATACGCACTTATGGTTTATTGAAAACTCCCGAGTGCACGCCCAAATGATTTTCGCGCGGATTAATGAACTGAACTAG
- a CDS encoding TetR/AcrR family transcriptional regulator codes for MAKNADVKRQKILEAARRRFAHFGMAKTTMAEIAQDLSFSKALLYYYFPDKNRLYAAVLEYTVDEMVTETENRITKSNTIEEAFTAFLETRLEAIKENYSIFEYTYSLRNEFPPDLEEACSSIIDKDIEQVQKILGQGVEKGEIVVDDLPVTSKIFMISILGMRIGVVKEFNNIFIPPTKEEFEYILALQKKLASIFIRGLRP; via the coding sequence ATGGCAAAGAACGCTGATGTAAAGAGACAAAAGATTTTAGAAGCTGCGCGCCGCAGGTTTGCACATTTTGGTATGGCAAAGACGACCATGGCGGAGATTGCTCAGGATCTTTCGTTCTCAAAAGCGCTCTTGTACTATTATTTCCCCGATAAAAATAGGTTATATGCCGCTGTGTTAGAATATACAGTCGATGAGATGGTGACCGAGACTGAAAACAGAATTACTAAGTCTAATACCATCGAGGAAGCATTCACTGCATTTCTAGAAACTCGATTGGAAGCCATCAAAGAGAATTACAGTATTTTTGAATATACATACTCCCTACGAAACGAGTTTCCGCCAGATTTGGAAGAGGCTTGTAGTTCCATCATCGACAAGGATATCGAGCAGGTTCAGAAGATATTGGGCCAAGGCGTGGAAAAAGGAGAAATCGTCGTCGATGATCTGCCTGTAACCTCTAAGATTTTCATGATATCGATTTTGGGAATGCGTATCGGTGTAGTCAAAGAGTTCAATAATATCTTCATTCCGCCCACCAAAGAGGAATTTGAATATATCCTTGCTTTACAAAAGAAATTGGCTTCGATTTTTATTCGCGGTCTGCGCCCCTAG
- the murB gene encoding UDP-N-acetylmuramate dehydrogenase: MKNTLQTAVSLKDFNTFGIEAKANKYIRITEESSLKELYDLEAFKQKFFVLGGGSNVLFTEDYDGLIVHIANKGIQHFIEGNQVFVTASAGEVWNDLVWYCIKHDFPGMENLALIPGTVGASPIQNIGAYGTELMHIFYSCRAFDTYTGEFVTFTNVDCQFSYRDSIFKKAHKGRYIICSVTYKLSLFGQINTSYGAIEAELAKRNILEPTIKDVAEVVSYIRVEKLPDPSTVGNAGSFFKNPIISKTQFINLQAQHPDIVHYPMGNDEEKLAAGWLIEQCGWKGKEVGEVAVWKNQALVLTNKGAASGAQIYEISSKIVDDVLSKFGVQLEREVNIL, encoded by the coding sequence ATGAAAAACACCCTTCAAACAGCTGTTTCCTTAAAGGATTTTAATACGTTCGGAATAGAAGCTAAGGCAAATAAATATATTAGAATCACCGAGGAGTCAAGTTTGAAGGAACTTTATGACCTAGAAGCGTTCAAACAGAAGTTCTTTGTATTAGGTGGTGGAAGCAACGTATTGTTTACCGAGGATTATGATGGACTGATCGTCCATATAGCTAATAAGGGGATACAACATTTTATCGAAGGCAACCAAGTCTTTGTAACCGCATCCGCCGGCGAAGTATGGAACGACTTAGTTTGGTATTGTATCAAGCATGACTTTCCGGGCATGGAAAACCTTGCACTTATACCCGGCACCGTTGGAGCCTCACCTATTCAAAACATAGGCGCCTACGGTACAGAGTTGATGCACATCTTTTATTCTTGCCGCGCCTTCGACACCTACACTGGCGAATTTGTAACTTTTACGAATGTAGATTGCCAATTCTCCTATCGCGATAGCATCTTTAAGAAAGCGCATAAAGGGCGATACATTATCTGCAGTGTAACTTACAAGCTTTCTCTTTTCGGGCAGATCAATACGAGTTATGGAGCGATCGAAGCGGAGCTAGCGAAAAGAAACATCCTGGAACCAACGATCAAAGATGTTGCGGAGGTTGTTTCCTATATCCGCGTCGAAAAGCTACCAGATCCATCAACAGTGGGCAATGCCGGCAGTTTCTTTAAAAATCCGATTATCAGCAAAACACAGTTCATCAACCTCCAGGCACAACACCCTGATATCGTGCATTATCCAATGGGAAATGATGAAGAAAAATTAGCCGCAGGCTGGCTGATTGAGCAGTGTGGATGGAAAGGAAAAGAGGTTGGCGAAGTTGCTGTATGGAAAAATCAAGCCCTGGTTCTCACCAACAAAGGAGCAGCAAGCGGAGCACAGATTTATGAAATATCGTCCAAAATTGTAGACGATGTTTTATCGAAATTCGGTGTACAACTCGAACGTGAAGTGAACATTCTATAA
- a CDS encoding RNA polymerase sigma factor, producing the protein MNKLEFNTLVIKHSDSLKSYARNFTRDQDDANDLVQDTLLKAVTYFKNFRDGTNLKGWLYTIMKNTFINNYRRVVKTNTFITKEEEISQTNLVVSASNNKGENKFVMEDINYALSKLSDEYYVPFTMYFEGYKYHEISDHLKIPIGTVKTRIHVARKSMKKTLSSYKFEAQ; encoded by the coding sequence ATGAACAAACTAGAATTTAACACACTTGTCATCAAACATTCCGACTCATTGAAAAGCTATGCCCGTAACTTCACTCGTGATCAGGATGACGCAAATGACTTGGTGCAGGATACATTGCTAAAAGCAGTGACCTACTTCAAGAATTTTAGAGACGGAACGAATCTTAAGGGATGGTTGTACACAATCATGAAAAACACCTTTATCAACAATTACCGTCGGGTGGTAAAGACCAACACTTTCATTACCAAGGAAGAAGAAATTTCACAAACTAACCTGGTGGTGTCTGCAAGCAACAACAAAGGCGAAAACAAATTTGTTATGGAAGACATCAACTATGCACTTTCGAAGCTATCAGACGAGTATTATGTACCTTTCACCATGTATTTTGAAGGATACAAATACCACGAAATCTCCGATCACTTGAAAATCCCGATTGGAACAGTTAAAACAAGAATCCACGTGGCGAGAAAGTCCATGAAAAAAACCCTATCGTCCTACAAATTCGAAGCGCAATAG
- a CDS encoding PfkB family carbohydrate kinase, producing MSLVIVGTVAFDAIETPFGKTDKIVGGAATYAGLAASYLCSDVKLVSVIGEDFGDDNLNIITSKGIDVEGLEIVPGGKSFFWSGRYHNDMNSRDTLITELNVLADFDPKIPASYQDCEYLLLGNLTPAVQLATLERLTNKPKLVVLDTMNFWMDVAMDGLKEVLKKVDVLTINDAEARQLSGEFSLVKAAEKILQMGPQYLIIKKGEHGALLFGEGQVFSAPALPLADVFDPTGAGDSFAGGFIGYLAKLQSINFANMKNAIIFGSALASFCVEKFGTERLENLTSEEIKARIQQFVALSKFEISE from the coding sequence ATGAGTTTAGTAATCGTTGGAACCGTAGCGTTCGATGCAATCGAAACCCCTTTCGGAAAAACTGATAAAATTGTTGGTGGTGCTGCTACCTATGCAGGTTTAGCTGCATCCTATTTATGTTCAGATGTGAAGCTTGTTTCGGTGATAGGTGAGGATTTTGGAGATGATAACTTAAATATCATCACCTCAAAAGGAATCGACGTAGAAGGGTTAGAAATTGTTCCTGGTGGGAAATCATTTTTTTGGTCAGGTCGTTACCACAACGATATGAACAGCCGCGATACACTAATCACTGAATTGAATGTATTAGCGGATTTTGACCCTAAGATCCCAGCATCGTATCAAGACTGTGAATATCTTTTATTAGGCAACCTAACACCTGCTGTTCAATTAGCGACCTTAGAGCGCTTAACGAACAAGCCTAAGTTAGTTGTTTTAGATACCATGAACTTTTGGATGGACGTTGCAATGGATGGCTTGAAGGAAGTATTGAAGAAGGTAGATGTATTAACGATTAATGATGCAGAAGCACGCCAACTTTCTGGAGAGTTTTCTTTAGTAAAAGCAGCTGAGAAAATCTTGCAGATGGGACCACAGTACCTGATCATCAAAAAAGGAGAGCATGGCGCTTTATTATTCGGTGAAGGACAAGTCTTCTCTGCGCCGGCATTGCCGTTAGCAGATGTATTTGATCCGACAGGAGCGGGTGATTCTTTTGCAGGTGGTTTTATCGGCTATTTGGCGAAACTGCAATCCATCAACTTTGCAAACATGAAAAATGCAATTATTTTTGGTTCAGCCTTAGCCTCGTTCTGTGTTGAGAAATTTGGTACGGAAAGATTGGAAAATCTAACGTCGGAAGAAATAAAAGCACGTATCCAACAATTCGTTGCTTTATCAAAATTTGAGATAAGCGAATAA
- a CDS encoding class I SAM-dependent methyltransferase — MQNKSSLQEIEERFDKDVERFSNLETGQATMLDSAFNLDLITDCIQQHYPDLSSVLDIGCGAGNYDVKLLSRVTSNPNIHLLDLSQPMLDKAKERVSPLTRGEVKTFKGDFRTVDLVENSYDVIIATAVLHHLRDDADWETAFARLYKLLKPGGSIWIFDMIQQNTPKLQEIIYTQRYGNFLSDLKDEEYRDHVFAYIEKEDSPRPLVYQLNLLQQVGFQQVDVLHKNLCMASYVAFK; from the coding sequence ATGCAAAACAAATCCAGCTTACAGGAAATAGAAGAAAGATTCGACAAGGATGTCGAAAGATTCTCCAACTTAGAAACCGGGCAGGCAACCATGCTAGACTCCGCCTTCAACCTCGACCTGATCACCGATTGCATACAGCAGCACTACCCCGATCTATCATCCGTTCTGGACATCGGCTGTGGCGCGGGCAACTATGACGTCAAGTTATTATCGCGCGTAACAAGCAATCCCAATATACACCTACTCGATTTAAGCCAGCCCATGCTCGACAAAGCAAAAGAGCGGGTAAGCCCACTAACCCGCGGAGAAGTGAAAACATTCAAGGGCGACTTCCGCACGGTGGATCTCGTTGAAAACAGCTACGACGTTATCATCGCCACCGCCGTATTACATCACCTCCGCGACGATGCGGATTGGGAAACAGCCTTTGCCCGACTTTATAAACTCCTTAAACCGGGAGGAAGCATCTGGATTTTCGACATGATTCAGCAAAATACGCCAAAGCTGCAGGAGATCATTTACACGCAGCGCTACGGCAATTTCCTGAGCGACCTTAAGGACGAAGAGTACCGCGACCATGTATTCGCCTATATCGAAAAAGAAGATTCGCCAAGACCGCTCGTCTACCAACTGAACCTGCTACAGCAGGTAGGATTTCAACAAGTCGACGTTTTGCACAAAAATCTATGTATGGCTTCCTACGTAGCCTTCAAATAA